The following DNA comes from Synechocystis sp. PCC 7509.
TGTTAGCTTTATGTCATTTATTAAAGCTAGTGGCTCAATAAATTAGCTAGTTGTTATTTTCTGAGGTGGCGCAGTTTATAAGTTAAGTTAATTTCTGAGCTACCAAGCTTTGCTTGTTTGCAAGTCAACTGCTATGTCTAGGTTTCAAGCAAAATTAACTATTACAAAAAACAGAGCATTGTCTAGTTTCTCGAAGTAAGTAAAAATATGACTTATTTTGCTAGTAAGTAAGTTTAACAACAAACTTTTCTGGGGGTTGACAATTTTTTAAACAAGCTTTAATTTCTTTTTAAGCTTGTAATAGAAGTAAGCTTAGGGAGAGGATAAAAGTGCTGTGACGGCTTTACTGCTCCTCGCCAGTTTATAAACGTCTTACCAGGAGAGTATGTGCCTTATGTCAGCTAAAACTTTCAGTGATGTTCAAGCAAACACAATGCTAAATACGAGGACGAATAGGAAAAAAATAGCTTGCGTACTACGGACGCTATCAATCGCAGTTAGTAGAAATATTAAGCCTGCTAATTTGGTTCTCAACGCGGCTTTTTGAGCGGGTTCTTGTTAGCTCCATCTAAAGCGGTAAAAAAAAATGCTAAGACTTCCTCTAATCCTTCGCTGTAGTCAATGTCTTCGTCTAAGCAGTATTGCTTAAACCGCCGTGCTAAGTTACGTGGTACGTGCGCTCGGATTTGCTCGTAATTAGGGTCGTCTTTTTTCGCCACCTAGTTTAACAGATAAATAACTTGAGGAATAATTGTCGCATTAACAGGATTGCACTGGCGTAAAAGTGCAACGTTGCAACGTTGCAACTTTAAGTTAGACTGAGGAAGTGTAACGAGCGCTTGCTAATTAGACTGCTGATTAATGGCTGCTTTGTAGCTAAAAGTATTAGACAGTCGTTAAGAAAACAGTAGTTGAGTTAAGGTCTAAGCCAATAGAGGTGGAGCAGGTCGATAAGAGTTGTAGAGATTTCATCAGCAGAAACATTGAGTTTTGAACCGGATTGAGCATTTTTACTGATGTTAGAGAGATCGATAATTTTACTAATTTGTTTTACCTAATTGCCTTTGAGGAGCAATACACATGAGTTTCAGCAAAACATCTAATGAATTATCAGAGTATAACTATACGATGTTAGAGCCAGAGATCAGAATTGTTGTTCAACGACGCACTAGCGAGATTAAAAGTCTGATGCGGCGTACTGCTTCTGACACGATTGAAATTGGACAGAAATTGATTGAGGTGAAAGAAGAGCTAGAGCATGGTGAGTTTGGTAAGTGGTTAAAGGCCGAATTTAGCTGGGGCTTGACTACTGCTTGGAAGTTAATGAAGGTAGCAGAGACTTTCAAATCTTCACATTGTGAAGATTTGGATATCACTCCTTCGGCTTTGTATATACTAACTGGAACTTTTATACCTGGGGAAGCTAGGAATGAAGCTTTAGAACGTGCGCGTGCTGGAGAAACTATTACTTTTACCAAGGCAGATGCGCTGATTAGTAAGTATAAGCAATCAAGGGAAGTAAACACGCTAGTTGAGCCGGTAAATGAGAGTATTTCTGCTGAAATTGTTGATGAACACCCAAAAGTAACTGCTAGTGAATCATTGACCCAAACATTTGAGAACGCTCCCGTTAGTTGTAACCAAGACAAGTTAGAATCACCAGAGCAAAGAAATACTCTAAACCAAGCTAGAAGTGAGTTCCAGTATTCCCCTAGTATTGAAGAAGAAGCAAAACAAAGACAACAGCAACACATTGCAGTAGGTGAGATTTACAATAACTTAGTTACTAATATCAATTATCTTGCTCAAGAAAATATATTCGAGCTAATAGATATTGCTAGTTTAAAAGCTTTAATGCACGACATAACTGTTTTAATTCAACGCAAAGAATCTTCATTGAGCAGACAACCTAACTCCAATTACAACAATTAATAGTTGAAGGAGAAGCGCTCTATTACTAATATAGAACCCAAAACCTTTGCTATGAGTTAACTACAAAAGCTAACAAGTAGAGTGAAGGTTAAACTTTAACTGTTTAATTATAAAGACCTAGCTGTTTTTGGGTAAATTAGCTTCAAAAACAGTGTAAATGCTAGTAGGCGATCGCATACTAATGACAATGACAATTTGTGCGGTCGTCTAACCACTAAATACCAAATATTTACAAGTTTTTGTCGAATTAAGATGGAGTTTTGTATTACTAAAATTCATTGCTCTTTAGCTTTAGACTAATGCAAATAAGTCTTCAATAAATCTTAACAATCAAGTGATCATTTTGCTTGACAAGTAATTAAGATAGTTTAATATAGGAATTCATAACCGTTAATTAAGGGTTACAACTACTGTTTTCAAAAGTCATAAATTTTGACATTTACAAACGCTAAAAAAACAGTGCTGTGCTAATTGCAGCAGGTTTCGAGTTTGAGCATAATTTCAATTGGTAATAAAACCAAGGGCATCAAACCCTTATAGCGGCTGAGTTAATCGCTGGTAATTTCATGTTGCTGGATAAATAGTTAGCAACTCAATTATTGCACCCAAGAGTGCAAATGTTATTACTGTAAGCAATAACATTTGCTACTTACCAGTAATCCAGAGTTGTTAACTGGGAAAAAGGTAAAAAACTAAAGTTTTTCCTAGACCCAGTGATTCCAGTTTTTAAATCTCTGCACCGAAATATCTATTTCAGAACACAAAAGTTTTGTGCTAATCAACAGTAACACTGGGGGAAATGTTGGATGGCTAATTACAGTGCTATTTCAGTTCAAAACGAACAAAATTTAATTGAAATCTGTCAAAAAATGCTTCTTGCTCCAAAGAAGGAAGCATTAACGCACAGTGAAAAGCGCTTAGGAGATCGCGCCTTTGCCGAACTTCTTGAGCGATATAACAGATGGATTTGGAAGCAAATCAACTCTATTCCCAGATTAGACTCAGATGATGCTTACTCAGCAGCGCTTGAGGGCTTCCAAAAGGCGATCACGACGTTTGACTTGACCACTGGGAATGCGTTGGCATCATGGGCTTATCATTGTGTGCGAGGCGCATTGGGGACAGTGTTACGCAATCAGCTTGGTCAAGCAGCTAGAGTCGAAAAACTTGCAGCCACTACTTCGCTTGTCTACGAAGATGAGCTTAAAGATCCTTATGAAGAAGAGCAATTGCACCAATCGGTAGAAAAACTGCACGGGGCAACTAATCAACTGAGCAAAACTGCTCAACAAATAGTGAGCAAGCGAAATGAGGGGATGAAGTTTGCAGCAATTGGTGCAGAACTAGGTAAGTCCTCTGATGCTGTACGAATGGCTTACAACCGAGCAATTGCTGCTCTTAATCAGATGTTAGCGAAACAGCCTGAAGTTGTTGTACCTAGCGAGGTAATAGTAACTCAAGAAAATCAATCGGCAGTTCAAATACCAGCAGCCAATTGGATGAAGCGATTATGGTCGCGTTCACGGGTGAATGTTCGCTTTTTGAAGGGAGGGCATATTTTAAGTAGGACTATTGGAGAGATATCTATGACCAGACAGCTACTAGGCTCAACCCGCGCTCCGCTTCATAAACCTAGAACCAAGGCGAGAACCAAGTTTATAGACTCACCTGCTCTAAAATATATTTCGTGGCTGACTGTTGCCTTGTTAGTTCTGTACCGGATGTTGATGGGCGAGTGGCTGGTGTTACTCGTGTGTGGTGTGGGTGGCACGATAGCCGCACTACTTTGGCAGCACTGGAGGGCAATATCGAAACACCATCGACAACAATTGCTTTTTGGCTTGTGTGCTGTACTCTCGTGGTGTTTTTTCACCCTGCACACACCAGCGTATGCATTATTTTTCGACACCTTGGAGACAGGTCTAACACAAATGTTCGCCAGATTCGGTGTTGCTGACACCACTAGCTTTCCGTTATGGATTGGTGCGTTATTCCGTATCCTAGGGATTGTCTTTATAGGTATCCTCGCTTTACGATTTGGCAGATCGCGTGATGAAGACGATGAAGGAACTCGCCAAATTACTGGCAAGGTAGTCCAGGTAATAGGTGCGCTAGTAATATTTGATGCCATGCTTGAGCTTTTTACTGGTTGAACTCCCCACTCTGACAGAGATAGCGTGTGAAAGCCACTGGAAAAATTTATGCCTATCCATAACCAACCGATTGTACCAAATCGTGCATTAGGTAAGCAGAAGAAGCTGTTAAGCTTTTTTCCCTCCTATCTGACTCCAGGCTTATTAGCTGGATTTGCTGTCATGGTAGTCATCAGTGAAGTGACTGACGATAAAATTAAGACCGCCTTATCTGGAGGCACAGTAATTGCTATGTACTGGCTGTATGCGGGGAAGGGAGAAGAGTCAGCTTGGTCTAACTTTGGCAGATTTGTTTCAGTTCCGATTTTACATATGCCTGACAAACCGAATATAGATACGTTACCGTTCAAGGCAAACAATGTTCCACGAAGACGATAAGTTATACAAAAGGGAAAACCCCTTAGATTTAAAAATCACAGGTCAAGCAGATCACGGTAGTATTTCCGACTACTTGCCACTGCAAGCGACGTGTGAATTTGAGGTATTTGGGGAGAAAGTTGGTTCATTAGTTCTCGGCTCTGCTGCTCGTACCTTTGCATGGGGATGGGAAATTTATGGCACTCACGTATATGACCTTGCCGAGAACTTAATAAGCCTTTACGATGCGGTGGCTGAAGGATTACTGAACATCCCTTATTACTTAATTTGGGATGTTCACATTGGCGGTGAAGCAAGCAGCTACGACCGCACACAGCAACTACTGCGCCTAATTGAAAACAACACTAACCCTGAAATTGACCAGTTGTTGGTAGCGGAATTAGGACGCGCGCAACAACTGGCACGGACAGGAATGCGAGAGCCAAAGTTCGCCAGGTTGTACGTGACCTATAAGCCAAAGTCAGATAAGCAAGGGCGCAAAAGTTCGGACAAAATTGAAGCGTTTGGCAAGGAAGTTTATGAATTGTGGGCGGGTGTTAGAGACTCGATTTCTAACAAAAAGACGCAAAATAAGCTCGTTGCTGTAGAAGAACAATTTAAAACTGCCTTCTTACGGGGATATAGATCGACTTCAACCTTGTTAACTGGCACGTTTGGCGTGTCGGTACGTCCAATGGACCACGACGAAATCTGGGCAAACTTACGCCATCGTTTTAGTGGCGAAGTAGCAGGGAAGTCACCAAATATTATTCGCTGCAAAATTGACGAGCGCGGTGTGCGTCTATCGAGCGAAGTCACAGGCGAGATGCATATTACTGGACATCTAATCAAAGACTATCCGCCCAAGCTCGATCCAGAATGGGTATATACTAAACGCTTCGACCCAGAATCAGGCTTGCTTCAAGATCGCTATACAGGGATTTTAAGGGCTACCGGACAGTATAAGAGCCTAGCTCATGAATTTCATCAATGCCGCGCTCTATGGGATTTATTAGCAAATGAATCTTCTTCTGACACGGAATTTTGCATCCAGCTAACACCGAGCGACTCAAAAATTGCCCGTGAGGCTGCCTCCCAATTGTACCGTCAATCTATTAAACAATTTGAAGCTACAGCATCGAAAAGAGATTATGATGCCACTGCTGACGAGAATGCAAGACTAGCAAGAGAAGCGCTGCGCTCTTTGCATTCACAAGGCTCTCCGATTCGAGTTGGTTTTTGCGTCCTGATCCACCGACAAAGTTTGGCTCAGTTAGATATTGCTTGTCGAGACTTTACCTCGCGCTGCCGATGGCTAGAATTGGTGCGCGAATTTGTTGTAACTCATCGGCTGTGGTTACAGACACTGCCCTGCAATGATGACCCCATGTTGCAGTATAAGGTGTTCGGCTATGACTTAGCTAGAGTAAAACGCACAGGCGCTCAGTTTGACCGCCGGATTTACTACGGAGTGAAGGATGCGATCGCCTTCTTCCCGATTGCCCGTACCCTACCCAATGACGAGCATGGCATCGAGTTCATTGCCCCAGATAAGCAACCGTTTCGAGTAGATTTTTTCCATCCGGGCAAAGAAAAGCACTGGTGTATCGTCGCAGCACAGCGTAGTTCTAAATCAGTTCTAGCTAACAATATTGCCGATCATGCATTGGCGATGGGTCAACCCGTGACTTGGCTCGATTACCCTCCGCCTGATGGTAGCTCTGCACTGAGATCGCGCTGCAAGTATCTGGGTGGAACTCATGTTGATATTCAACTGGAGAGCTTAAATTTAATCCAGATCCCTGATTTTTCTAGTTTGCCTCAAGAGATCCAACAAGATAGATTGCGCTCTTTGGTTGGCTACTGGATCGAACAATTGATGATCTTAGTAGGACCGACGGGGCAAGATATTCAACTAGAGCAAATCGCGCGGACGATTCTTGAGCTTTCGATTACGACCTACCTAGACGATCCATTAATTCAAAGCCGCTACGGTAATGCAATCCGTGACGGTTTTGGCGCTGCATCGTGGCAATCTACACCTACTCTGCAAGACTTGGCGCGGTTTGTAACGCGCGAAAAACTAGAGTCACGTCTGTCCAATCTAGGAGATCGCGTCCAAGAAGCACTGGACTTACTTCAATTTAACTTATCTCGAATTACCGACACGCGCACAACTATAGGTAAAGCAATCTCCCTGCCTTCTACAGTCCGAATTGATAACCCGCTAACGGTATTCTCGATGCGGAATATGAATGAAGGACAGGAATCTTTAGCTTATTCACTAGCAGCGTATAGCTCTGCGATCCAGAAGTCTTTAAGTCACCAAATCAGCCACGTACTCATAGACGAAGCTCAAAACCTAGTGACACATACTGGGGTACTCAAGCTTGCGTCTAATTTAGCAACCAAGGGAGGTAAGGATGGCGTTCGCCTGGGGATAATCACCAACAGCTTTACTAGGGTTGCCCAGTCGTCGGCGGGAGCGGATTTACTGGCTAACATCAGCACCAAGTTTGTGGGCAGGATTGAAGCTGGTAGCATCGCTCCATTGTCACAATCTTTAGGTATTCCTAACGAATTGGTGAGCCAATGTGCCTCAACTAAGTTCTATACCAATCGCAAGGAGGGCTACTCAAATTGGCTGATCCAAGATTACAGCAAACATACAATGGGGCGGTGGTACGCGCCTTGGGAATCAGTTGTCCTCAGTGCCTCTAATGCTAACGAGCGACATATTAAACAATGGTTTTTTGACCGCATTCCCGATAAACACGAGGCTCTTACTGCCTGTACTCGCTACTTCCGTGACTGCTGGCAAACCGGACAGGATCTAGTTGTCCCCCAATCTGTTGCTCAAGTCGAACAATTTATCGCCGAAAAACTATGTTAAGGACAACTGTACTCTCATTTCTGTGGATATATGGGTTGCTGCCTACAGCTATCAGCCTGCTAATAGTAGTGGCGATGGCAGGAAAACCGACTAAATGCGAACGCCCTGGCTGCACTGCCCGAACGTATGGCTGGGAACTACTTGTACTTCCTGTGGCTACAGCAAGTCCATTTATCGCTGGATTTTATGTAGCGACAATTTCTGCGAACAAAAAACAGCAATACTTTAAGTCACAAGGAGGGGCGAATGAAGCTCAAACCCCTTAAACAAGTTGGAGTTAGTTTAGTTCTAGGCGTTCAACTACTAACACCTGTTCCGTCTCAAGCGGCTACACTTGGATTTCTAGATTCTGGCGGCGGCACATTGAGTAATCTTTATAGCTTGGCATTACCTTTCCTTCAAGGATTAGCAAGCAATCTGCTTAGTGGATTAAGTATTGGCGGCATTGATCTTTCTAATATAATTATGGATGCTGTTTTCAGTTCTGATGGATTATTGAATGGGGGTTCTATAGATGTTGGAGGACTGCTGGAAAGCATTTTAGGCACAATACTTGATGGATCTAGTGATGGAAGCAGTAGTCCATCTGCTGGAGGAGGAGGGACAGACATTATTGTTGATGCAACGATTGGTAGTGGTGGGGTATTAGGAACAGGCTCGGTAACTTGCTTGTATGCGTCTACTTGTCGCCCTAACAGCAACCCCCATCAAACTGTATTTAGCCAAGCTATTGGCGTACAGGGCTACCCAAACCCGAATGAAGTGCGCGGAAAAATCTATCAATCAGCTACATCAGGGAAGATTTTGAGTGATGTTTATGCGCCTAATCCTAGCATTGGTGCATACTATGCCGGGAATCAGAGCGACCGCGATATAAACCGGGCAACAACCGAAGCTTATCTAAGTAAGGCAGGTCAGGCACAACAACAAAAGATTAGTGAAACTGCGATGGATACAGTTAAAAGTGTTGCCAATTTAGTTAAAAACTGTGCCAATAACGCCAAAAGCTCCCAAGAGTTAATCCGATGCAATCTCCTTGTAGACAGCGTTAGCCCATCTTTTGATGCCGCACAATTATCAGTGATGATGGAAATGCAGACTGATGACCAATTCCAAAAACTGCAACTCGGTAATATCTCTGCGTCGATGGATGCCCAAAGGCGGCAGCGAGACGTAGAAAACGCCGGATTATCGATTAGCTCGATGAAGGCAATTTGGACAACTCCTGAGAAGTGGTGACAAGGGAAATTTCTGGAGAAGTAAAACGCTCTCCCAGTTCACAAGCAAGCCAGTTCAATTGAAGGTAAGTTGCTTACTAATTTATTCGTTTTATAACTTTATTGTCACGGTGCTTGTAATGCCCCTGATCGATTATTTACAGCAGGACTCTCGCCATGAGCCGTAATAAATACAATAGATATAATTTGATTAGCTTTATCAATCATCAGATGGCAGCACTTGCCATTTTTTTGCGTCACGTTCCGCGTCGCCAAAATAAATTAATCCTCTTAATTGGATTTATTGTACTTTGCACAATAACTTTTTTACTCACGCCCCAAAAGGCTGAGGCAATTGTGTTCAATGACATTGCCGAGTGGGGACGTAATGCAGCAAGCAAAGTCTCCCAAAATCAAGAAAAGATAGTTCAACGATATTTTGGGCAGTACAACGCATCTTTCGCGTATCTCTGCTATTGCTGTCAAGGATTTGCCATCTTTCCTTTGTCAATCGGTTTCATGAAGTGGCTAAAAGAAGATGATGACTTGAAAATTTGGATTGAGCTAGTCGCGCCTGTTGCTGTTTTCATTGGACTCGCCAACGGTGGATATATCCTTGGTCAAATTATCCTTGCCCTCTACAAAATTTTTGATGGAGTCATTAATACATTTGATAGTTATACGGGATTTTATCAAACTATCAAAGAAGGAAAAGCAAGAGCGCTAATTGGTCCAAGCCTGTCACCATTATTTAAGCAATGCGAAGCTCTTTTGGGGGCTGAACAATCCGCGTGTTTTGCAGATTTATCTAATCAAGTTCAGAATATGGGGAATGAATACAAGCAAGATTTCTTCAATTCATCTTGGCTAGAAGACTGGCTAAGTAATATAAATGAAGCGATGGAGCAGTGGAATGACCCGCAAAAAAATGTTGGTGATAAAGCTCGGACTGTTTTTTGGACAATTACATCTCCAGCTTGGGAAGGAATCTTAGCAGTGATTTTGTCCAAAGTTACAGAAGCGTGGCAAGCTCTGTATGGAATTGCTTTCATCTTTACAGGGATTGCTGCGCCAATGGCGGCAACTGCAAGTTTATTTACTAGCAATACTTTCTTAGCTTCTGCTTATGCTTTATGGCTAACAGGTGTATTCTCGATTTTCTTAGCTAGACTGCTGTTGTACGTTGGCTACGGATTAGCCAGCGATCTAGTAGTCAGTTCTGATGCCTCAACGGACACTATTTGGTTCGGTGTGGTCATGGCATTGGTCATCCCGTTTTGCGTATTTGCGATCTCCAAAGGCAGTGCGGCGGGAGTATGGTCGAGTCTTGTGGGTACGGCTTCTGCTGCCATTAGTGTAGCAAGTACGGTAGCTGGAGGTGCTGTAGCTGGACCAGTAGGTGCTGCTGGGGCAAGCAAGGTTTCAACCGCCACGTCGTCGGCTCCATCTCAAAGCAATATTTCTGTTGAAACTAAATACTGAAGCATGGCAACAGCGTGTATTGAAAGGTCACTAACTTCTGTTCGTTTTTTCGATCTTCTCTCTATCTTAGGTAGAGCATGAGGAGCATAATGTTTTTAAAACAACGAAAAAAGATCCCCAACAACAAATCAGTTCTTCCTGATGAACTATCTGCTGTCGCATACTCAGCGAATGAAAATAATGCGTCTGGAGCGCAAGAGTCGGATAACCAGGATATATCTGCATCCAAACGCATTCCAGTATTAGCACCTCAGTTATCGTCTTATTTAGTGCGATTAGGAATAGCAGTTGCAGTTCTCCTAATATTGCAAATTCTTAATGTTCTGTCTAATTTATTTTTGGCAACCAAGCCAGCCCCAGATTTAGTCCAGCAGGATAACGGGGTGATGGCGCGTGTACGTCCGCTTGATACCCGCACCGATTCAGTCCCAGAGCAGATAGTCAGTTTTTTAGAAGAGCGGCTGCCTCGCGTCTATACTTGGAGCGGATTGATTGTTAATCCCGACGATCCAGCCGGATTGTCATATATTAGGGACTCTGGTGTATCTGTAACTGCTACAAAAGGGGATGACGTTCTGGTTCCTACACCGCTTTATAACGAGCAATTCATCTTTGACGAACCAATCCGCGAACCAACGTTGAGGGGAATTGCTCAAACGATTAAAGATGGGGAAGTAGATAAAAAAATCTTTGCTAACGATCCAGCACACCCATCAATAGCTTCGATCTACCGTTTTATTCTCCGGGGCAAGATCCAATATCCGATTGAAGTGAGTACGGGACGTTGGAAAGTACGTGTTGCGGCAGATATTGTGCTTTTTTCTCCTAATGAAACTTTAGGGGTCAAGCCTAAGCACATTGCCGAGTTCGTTCAGGACATCTACGTTCGCAAAGCATCTCCTATCCCCCAACTTTTTATCCACGACCAAAAGCGTCAAGACTTGGTGTGGTATGGGCGCAAGGATGGTTTTGTGATTGATGCCATGCTGCCAGTAGGTCCCGCTCAGGAAGTTCCTGGCGTTCCGCGCAATTAAGTTAATCTATGGAGTAACAAATTAATGCCGACTAAAGAAGAATTTTTAGTTAAATTTGCATCGCAGACTGGGGCAGAAATCCCAGGCATTGGGAGTCAACAGAAGGGTAGCGTTGATATTAATACTAATACACCCGATTTGACTGCCACACCTACTCCCACCGAGGTAACTACTTTAACTGAAGCAAATACTCCCACCGAATCACCTACTCCGACTGAAAATACACTGCTGCAAGAGGAAGAAGAATTATTCAAGGACTCATTCAGCGATCGCACCAAAATTCCTCTATGGGAAGATCCCAAGTTTAAAGGAATAATTGTCGCTCTATGCGTTCTCCCTGCTGTAATGACTGTAGGCTGGGTTTTTAAAGATGGTATTCCTAAGCCAAACCTTAGTACAAAGTCTTCCAGACCCGCTCCTGTTAAGCAAGAGGCGGATGTTGATAAGCCTAAAGATGCTACTGATGGTGAATGGGCAAGCTATGCTTCGACAAACGGAATGCGCCAACAGTTTGCTAATGCAGCAGAAGATGAAGATCCCGATGCCCAAAAGAAGTTCCAAGAGCGGGTTAATGCCAGGAGGAAGAGTCAAGTTAGCTCGGCAACCGTTAAACCAAATACTCGCCCGGAACGCACAAGTGAAAGGACAGATAGCGTTCCTCCCTACCGGACTTATCGAACTGCAAGTCGTTCATACACCCC
Coding sequences within:
- a CDS encoding DUF3102 domain-containing protein, which gives rise to MSFSKTSNELSEYNYTMLEPEIRIVVQRRTSEIKSLMRRTASDTIEIGQKLIEVKEELEHGEFGKWLKAEFSWGLTTAWKLMKVAETFKSSHCEDLDITPSALYILTGTFIPGEARNEALERARAGETITFTKADALISKYKQSREVNTLVEPVNESISAEIVDEHPKVTASESLTQTFENAPVSCNQDKLESPEQRNTLNQARSEFQYSPSIEEEAKQRQQQHIAVGEIYNNLVTNINYLAQENIFELIDIASLKALMHDITVLIQRKESSLSRQPNSNYNN
- a CDS encoding sigma-70 family RNA polymerase sigma factor, which codes for MANYSAISVQNEQNLIEICQKMLLAPKKEALTHSEKRLGDRAFAELLERYNRWIWKQINSIPRLDSDDAYSAALEGFQKAITTFDLTTGNALASWAYHCVRGALGTVLRNQLGQAARVEKLAATTSLVYEDELKDPYEEEQLHQSVEKLHGATNQLSKTAQQIVSKRNEGMKFAAIGAELGKSSDAVRMAYNRAIAALNQMLAKQPEVVVPSEVIVTQENQSAVQIPAANWMKRLWSRSRVNVRFLKGGHILSRTIGEISMTRQLLGSTRAPLHKPRTKARTKFIDSPALKYISWLTVALLVLYRMLMGEWLVLLVCGVGGTIAALLWQHWRAISKHHRQQLLFGLCAVLSWCFFTLHTPAYALFFDTLETGLTQMFARFGVADTTSFPLWIGALFRILGIVFIGILALRFGRSRDEDDEGTRQITGKVVQVIGALVIFDAMLELFTG